A genomic window from Flavobacterium lindanitolerans includes:
- a CDS encoding efflux RND transporter permease subunit has product MQKLVQSIVAFSLKNSLIVFFATVLLFAGGIISYMHTPIEAFPDVTNTRARIITQWPGRSAEEVEKFITLPISKQMNTIPKKAEVRSISLFGLSVVTVLFNEDVDDFYAQQYASNRMASVSLPEGADAEIDPPYGATGEIFRYVVKGNLPIKELTAIQDWVIERELVSVPGVANVVSFGGEEKIYEIKINPTELVNYDLSPLDVYEAVSKSNINVGGDVIQRGDQAYVVRGVGLLDNIDDIGNILIEVKGSTPILVKHVAEVKIGSKPRLGQVGLDNNDDLVEGIVVMLRGENPSEVIANLRTRIDELNERILPKGVTIEPFIDRTELVNTTVHTVTKNLIEGVLLVSLIVFIFMYNWRTTVIVASVIPLSFLFAIIMLRIQGLPANLISMGALDFGLLLEGTLVIVEQVFVSLEKKAHKVGMQRFNNMSKMGLIKKSVGSVATYIFFALIILIVALLPIFSFQKVEGKMFSPLAFTLGYALVGSLILSLTYVPAMCKVLLTKNIVEKENKISRFFRENLYKMFQWSEKHRRATVYGFVILLAICFGRFMFYGSEFIPKLNEGAIYIRATLPNSINLDESVRLTKEMKTKLQKFDEVKFILSQTGRPNDGTDPTGFFNIEFHMELKHQNEWKRKISKEDLIAEIKEKLEEYPGINFGFSQPIQDNVEEYVAGVKSPLVIKIFGDDLFKLEEYANKVAKSIAPVKGIEDVNVYKNIGLPELRIQLHDSKMARYGVKTSDAQAVIAMTIGGQAATTFYENERMFDVRIRFEKEYRDSKEKIENILIPAMDGKKVPLREIATVSYQTGPTFIYREGNSRYIAIGFSIEGRDLGSTIAEAQKKVAAEVKLPKENTMKWAGEFESKERASKQLAIIVPVVLLFILFLLYFNFGNMKDTLIATSTIPYAFAGGFLSLWMTGTIFGISAGIGFIILFGVNTINGIILIAVMKDNLRAKMPLKQAISEGVYSRIRPIVMIALMGSMGLLPAALSSGMGSEIQKPLAIMIVGGLLFCMIFSLTVLPQVFYIAYRKKHE; this is encoded by the coding sequence ATGCAAAAGCTAGTACAAAGTATAGTAGCATTCTCGCTCAAAAATTCGCTTATCGTATTCTTTGCAACCGTGTTGTTGTTTGCCGGAGGAATCATAAGTTATATGCACACTCCTATTGAGGCATTTCCGGATGTCACCAACACAAGAGCGCGAATCATCACGCAATGGCCGGGACGAAGCGCCGAAGAAGTAGAAAAATTCATCACCCTGCCCATTTCAAAGCAGATGAATACCATCCCGAAAAAAGCGGAGGTTCGTTCCATTTCGCTTTTCGGATTGTCTGTTGTTACGGTTCTTTTTAACGAAGACGTAGACGATTTTTATGCCCAACAATATGCCTCCAACAGAATGGCAAGTGTTAGCCTTCCCGAAGGAGCCGATGCCGAAATTGACCCGCCTTATGGTGCCACCGGTGAAATTTTCCGTTATGTCGTAAAGGGCAACCTGCCTATAAAAGAACTTACTGCCATACAGGACTGGGTAATTGAACGGGAATTGGTTTCGGTTCCGGGTGTTGCTAACGTAGTAAGTTTTGGTGGAGAAGAAAAAATCTACGAAATAAAAATCAATCCGACAGAACTTGTCAACTATGACCTCTCGCCTCTTGACGTTTATGAAGCGGTTTCCAAAAGCAATATCAATGTGGGTGGTGATGTCATACAGCGTGGTGACCAGGCTTATGTAGTGCGTGGTGTGGGCTTACTGGACAATATTGACGATATCGGAAACATACTGATTGAAGTAAAAGGTTCTACTCCTATTCTGGTAAAACACGTCGCAGAAGTAAAAATTGGTTCTAAACCCCGATTAGGACAAGTAGGATTAGACAATAATGACGATTTGGTAGAGGGAATCGTTGTCATGCTTCGCGGAGAAAATCCAAGTGAAGTTATTGCCAACCTAAGAACCCGAATTGACGAACTGAATGAAAGAATCTTACCAAAAGGGGTTACTATTGAACCTTTTATAGACAGAACGGAATTGGTCAACACCACCGTCCATACGGTTACAAAAAACCTGATTGAAGGTGTATTGCTCGTGTCGCTGATTGTTTTCATCTTCATGTATAACTGGCGTACGACCGTTATTGTTGCCTCTGTAATTCCGCTTTCGTTTTTGTTTGCCATCATCATGTTGCGCATACAAGGACTTCCGGCCAACCTGATTTCTATGGGTGCGCTTGATTTTGGATTGCTGCTGGAAGGAACACTCGTCATTGTGGAACAGGTTTTTGTCTCGCTCGAAAAGAAAGCGCATAAGGTGGGAATGCAGCGTTTCAACAATATGTCAAAAATGGGACTTATCAAAAAAAGTGTGGGAAGCGTGGCAACCTATATTTTCTTTGCCCTAATCATATTAATCGTTGCCCTGTTGCCTATTTTCTCTTTCCAGAAAGTAGAAGGAAAAATGTTCTCCCCGTTGGCATTTACTTTGGGCTATGCTTTAGTAGGTTCATTGATATTGAGCCTTACTTATGTTCCGGCGATGTGCAAGGTGCTGCTAACCAAAAACATTGTTGAAAAGGAAAACAAGATTTCCCGATTCTTTAGAGAGAATCTTTATAAAATGTTCCAGTGGAGTGAAAAGCATCGCAGGGCTACCGTATATGGTTTTGTAATCCTGCTCGCCATTTGCTTTGGACGATTTATGTTCTATGGTTCAGAGTTTATTCCTAAACTGAATGAAGGAGCCATCTATATTCGCGCTACGTTACCAAACAGCATCAATCTTGATGAATCCGTACGTCTCACCAAAGAAATGAAAACGAAGCTCCAGAAATTTGACGAGGTAAAATTCATCCTTTCCCAAACCGGAAGGCCAAATGACGGAACCGACCCAACCGGCTTTTTCAACATTGAATTTCACATGGAACTGAAACACCAGAACGAATGGAAAAGGAAAATTTCAAAAGAAGACCTGATTGCTGAAATCAAAGAAAAGCTTGAAGAATATCCGGGCATCAATTTCGGGTTCAGTCAGCCAATTCAGGATAATGTTGAAGAATATGTAGCCGGAGTAAAAAGTCCGCTGGTTATCAAAATATTTGGTGATGATTTGTTCAAACTGGAAGAATATGCCAATAAGGTAGCCAAATCAATTGCTCCTGTAAAAGGTATTGAAGATGTGAATGTGTATAAAAATATTGGGCTGCCGGAATTGCGAATCCAGTTGCATGATTCAAAAATGGCGCGCTATGGCGTAAAAACTTCTGATGCACAGGCAGTAATTGCGATGACAATTGGCGGTCAGGCGGCAACTACATTCTATGAAAACGAACGTATGTTTGATGTTAGAATCCGTTTTGAAAAAGAATACAGAGACTCTAAAGAAAAAATAGAAAATATCCTGATTCCTGCCATGGACGGTAAAAAAGTGCCGCTGCGTGAAATTGCAACGGTCAGCTATCAAACCGGGCCAACCTTTATTTACAGAGAAGGTAACAGCCGTTACATTGCCATTGGTTTCAGTATTGAAGGACGTGATTTGGGCAGTACTATCGCAGAAGCCCAGAAAAAAGTAGCTGCCGAAGTCAAGCTTCCGAAAGAAAATACCATGAAATGGGCCGGTGAATTCGAAAGTAAGGAACGTGCTTCCAAACAATTAGCAATTATTGTTCCGGTGGTATTATTATTTATACTGTTCCTGCTGTATTTCAATTTTGGAAACATGAAAGACACATTGATTGCAACCAGTACGATTCCGTATGCCTTTGCGGGAGGTTTCCTTTCGTTATGGATGACAGGAACCATCTTCGGGATTTCCGCAGGTATTGGTTTTATTATCCTTTTTGGAGTTAACACTATTAACGGAATCATTTTGATTGCCGTCATGAAAGATAATCTTCGGGCTAAAATGCCTTTAAAGCAAGCCATTTCCGAAGGTGTTTACAGCAGAATTCGTCCCATTGTGATGATTGCGCTGATGGGTTCCATGGGTCTATTACCTGCGGCGCTTTCATCAGGGATGGGTTCCGAAATCCAAAAACCTTTAGCCATTATGATTGTAGGCGGCCTGCTTTTCTGTATGATTTTTTCATTGACTGTCCTGCCGCAGGTATTTTATATCGCCTATAGAAAAAAACATGAGTAG
- a CDS encoding DEAD/DEAH box helicase, producing MLFEDLSLSKSIQTAVHELGYIEATPIQEKSIPIILAGNDLVGCAQTGTGKTGAFAIPIVHHLHRIVGSAKKTKQIRALVVTPTRELAVQIGQSFDAYAKYTNLVQLTIFGGVSQVPQVELLKKGVDILIVTPGRLLDLHKQGFINLDHLHTLVLDEADQMLDMGFIHDVKKIVKLTPKNRQTLLFSATMPMAIRELAETFLNQPEYVSVSPPSTTAETVEQRIYFVHKTDKRKLLYHLIRNEKISDVLVFARTKHGADNVVKALRKQGVAAEAIHGDKSQNARQRVLDSFKSKEVGVLVATDIAARGIDIDKLPYIINFDLPNVPETYVHRIGRTGRAGNGGIAISFCSKDEEVYWKDIQRLIKVNVKTIGDHPYPWKDEEEPNPDAKPDFRHKNKSKGNNSRKSDASKKNKKRWY from the coding sequence ATGTTATTTGAAGATTTATCTCTTTCTAAAAGTATACAAACAGCCGTTCACGAACTTGGCTACATTGAAGCCACTCCTATCCAGGAAAAATCCATCCCGATTATACTGGCCGGAAATGATTTGGTAGGCTGTGCACAAACCGGTACCGGAAAAACCGGTGCTTTTGCTATTCCTATTGTTCATCATTTGCACCGTATTGTAGGTTCTGCTAAGAAAACAAAACAAATAAGGGCGCTCGTTGTTACGCCTACCCGCGAATTGGCCGTACAAATAGGACAAAGTTTTGATGCCTATGCAAAATATACCAATCTGGTACAGCTAACCATTTTTGGTGGTGTTTCGCAAGTGCCACAAGTAGAACTGCTAAAAAAGGGCGTTGACATCCTAATCGTTACACCGGGAAGATTGCTCGACCTTCACAAACAAGGTTTTATCAATCTTGACCACCTTCATACCCTGGTTCTGGACGAAGCCGACCAGATGCTTGACATGGGGTTTATCCATGATGTGAAAAAGATAGTAAAGCTTACGCCAAAAAACAGGCAGACGCTTTTATTTTCGGCTACTATGCCAATGGCTATCCGCGAATTGGCTGAAACTTTCCTGAACCAACCGGAATATGTTTCCGTTTCTCCTCCGTCAACAACGGCTGAAACTGTAGAGCAGCGTATTTATTTTGTTCATAAAACTGACAAGCGAAAATTATTATACCATTTAATCCGAAATGAAAAAATTTCTGATGTACTTGTTTTTGCCAGAACCAAACACGGTGCTGACAACGTTGTCAAAGCGCTAAGAAAACAGGGCGTAGCTGCTGAAGCCATTCATGGTGATAAATCACAAAATGCCAGACAGCGCGTATTGGACAGTTTTAAGAGTAAGGAAGTTGGTGTGCTTGTTGCTACCGATATTGCGGCAAGAGGAATCGATATTGACAAGCTGCCTTACATCATCAACTTTGATCTTCCTAACGTTCCGGAAACCTATGTGCATAGAATTGGAAGAACCGGACGTGCCGGAAATGGTGGTATTGCCATATCATTCTGTTCCAAAGACGAAGAAGTCTACTGGAAAGATATTCAGCGACTCATCAAAGTCAATGTCAAAACAATTGGCGACCATCCCTATCCGTGGAAAGACGAAGAAGAACCTAATCCGGATGCAAAACCTGATTTCCGTCATAAAAATAAATCTAAAGGAAATAATTCGAGAAAATCGGATGCCTCAAAAAAGAATAAGAAACGCTGGTATTAA
- a CDS encoding endonuclease/exonuclease/phosphatase family protein, with protein MKSVFLFLLLASQVTFSQDLKIMSYNIRLDTQSDGDNQWSKRKEFLTDQVKFYMPDFMGVQEALPQQMSYIDSTLTGYGFIGKGRDDGKSKGEHSAIFYNSDKFKLLEENTFWLSETPEKPSKGWDAAYNRVCTYGLFQNKKNKKKVWVFNTHFDHVGDIARAESSKLILEKIRKINRDNLPVVLTGDFNLEADTRPLQLIKEQMDDAQKVCRGIVFGPEGTFNAFEFNKPVTTRIDYIFINRNTMEVVKFATLSDSKDCRYPSDHLPIYAEINFR; from the coding sequence ATGAAATCTGTTTTTCTTTTTCTTCTGCTTGCAAGTCAGGTAACATTTTCTCAAGACCTTAAAATCATGAGCTACAACATCCGTCTCGATACCCAAAGTGATGGCGATAACCAATGGTCAAAACGAAAAGAATTCCTGACAGACCAGGTGAAATTCTATATGCCGGATTTTATGGGCGTACAGGAAGCATTACCGCAACAGATGAGCTATATTGACAGTACGTTAACCGGTTATGGTTTTATTGGGAAAGGCAGAGACGATGGAAAATCAAAAGGAGAACATAGTGCTATTTTCTATAACTCTGATAAGTTCAAACTTTTGGAAGAAAATACTTTCTGGCTATCTGAAACTCCTGAAAAACCATCAAAAGGTTGGGATGCGGCCTATAACAGAGTATGCACTTACGGTTTGTTCCAAAACAAGAAAAACAAAAAGAAAGTATGGGTGTTCAATACGCATTTTGACCATGTTGGTGATATTGCCAGAGCCGAAAGTTCTAAACTTATTTTAGAAAAAATCAGAAAAATTAACAGAGACAATCTTCCTGTTGTCCTTACCGGCGATTTCAACCTTGAAGCTGATACGCGACCATTGCAATTGATTAAGGAACAAATGGACGATGCCCAAAAAGTATGCAGAGGCATTGTATTTGGTCCCGAAGGTACTTTTAATGCTTTTGAATTTAATAAGCCGGTGACTACAAGAATTGACTATATTTTTATCAACAGGAATACGATGGAAGTTGTCAAATTTGCCACATTGAGCGATTCAAAAGATTGCCGTTATCCATCTGACCACCTTCCGATTTATGCCGAAATCAATTTCAGATAA
- a CDS encoding ATP-binding protein: MPRNRIISFVLISLFFYNQSFSQEKDSLNKVRVKIYDLICKADGLLIDLKYMESLQVSKQALNLAYKNKQYDYVAMSYNTIAGCHEELLNTKMALAYYNKALQYSLKTKNDTIKDWIHNNIGNIYNFVIKDYDKGIYHYKKSLQYANKGKDTTEIIFTEMNLAWAYFNKKDFEQGYPYVKDVEKHLDKYGDIESRVIVNNLLGMYYSNKGDARRAGFYFRTAIDYGIRYKQQNALADAYAEYSKHLYEIKDYKNAYLNKVNYEKLKDDLHNHEKMKSAQIAGVQIELDESRRKIDKIELEKYAQQENLKNSKIIVILFLAILIILLLLLYTFYKNSIYRKKVNQQLLESNAELKIAKDKAEESSKLKSQFISTVTHELRTPLYGVIGVTNLILDEHKELENSPHINSLKFSARYLLSLVNDLLQIHKIEDKKIVLEELPLNIMDEIEKVKEALQFIAIKNKNKVLIDVGIEIPEYLIGDKLRLSQILVNLTSNALKFTQNGTIRLTAALVKKVGNIHHVKFEIVDNGCGIAIENQNKIFEKFVQIDRKEGDYQGTGLGLSIVKRLLELLGSTIQLESKEGEGTTVTFIIPFEYDANATKSYIENIDVDTTNSSSYKILVVEDNKINQMVTKKIIEKNNYKCVVVDDGYAALEILDKENFDAILMDINMPVINGFETTRMIRDKGIDIPVIALTAFDKDEITDEAKLSGMDDILIKPFEPLRLFQIINSQIAKHVH; encoded by the coding sequence ATGCCCCGAAATAGAATAATTTCATTTGTTCTTATCTCATTATTTTTTTACAATCAGTCCTTTTCACAGGAGAAAGACTCATTAAACAAAGTAAGGGTTAAGATTTATGATCTCATATGCAAAGCAGATGGCCTACTCATAGACCTGAAATATATGGAATCGCTGCAGGTTTCAAAACAGGCTCTCAATCTGGCTTACAAAAACAAGCAATATGACTATGTTGCGATGTCCTACAATACTATTGCCGGTTGCCATGAAGAGCTTTTGAATACAAAAATGGCTCTTGCTTATTATAATAAGGCACTCCAATATTCACTGAAGACCAAAAATGACACCATAAAAGATTGGATTCATAACAATATTGGCAACATCTACAATTTTGTAATTAAAGATTACGATAAAGGAATCTACCATTATAAAAAATCATTACAATACGCCAATAAAGGAAAAGATACCACAGAGATTATCTTTACGGAAATGAACCTGGCCTGGGCTTATTTTAATAAAAAAGATTTTGAACAGGGTTATCCCTATGTTAAAGATGTTGAAAAGCATCTTGATAAATATGGCGATATCGAATCGAGAGTGATTGTAAACAATCTTTTAGGAATGTATTACAGCAATAAGGGAGATGCCAGGCGGGCCGGTTTTTATTTCAGGACTGCAATTGATTACGGAATCAGATACAAACAACAAAATGCTCTGGCAGATGCTTATGCCGAATATTCAAAACACCTGTATGAAATAAAAGATTATAAAAATGCGTATCTGAATAAAGTCAATTATGAAAAGCTGAAAGATGATTTGCACAATCATGAAAAAATGAAAAGTGCCCAGATAGCAGGCGTTCAGATTGAATTGGATGAATCGAGAAGAAAGATTGATAAAATTGAACTCGAAAAATATGCACAGCAGGAAAATCTGAAAAATTCTAAAATCATCGTTATACTATTCCTGGCCATCCTTATCATTTTACTACTGTTGCTTTATACTTTCTATAAAAACAGTATCTACAGAAAAAAAGTCAACCAGCAGCTTTTGGAAAGTAATGCCGAATTAAAAATTGCAAAAGACAAGGCCGAAGAATCTTCCAAATTAAAAAGCCAGTTTATTTCTACGGTAACCCACGAATTGAGGACTCCTTTGTATGGCGTCATAGGAGTTACCAATTTAATTCTGGATGAACATAAAGAATTGGAAAATAGCCCACATATCAATTCCTTAAAGTTTTCGGCGCGCTATCTTCTTTCGCTTGTCAATGACCTGCTTCAGATTCATAAAATAGAAGATAAGAAAATTGTTTTGGAGGAATTGCCGCTCAATATTATGGATGAAATTGAAAAGGTCAAGGAAGCCTTACAGTTCATTGCCATCAAAAACAAAAATAAGGTACTCATTGATGTAGGTATAGAAATACCGGAATATCTGATAGGCGATAAACTGCGTTTGTCACAGATTTTGGTAAATCTTACCAGCAATGCCTTAAAATTTACACAAAACGGAACTATACGATTAACCGCAGCATTGGTGAAAAAAGTAGGCAATATACATCACGTCAAATTTGAGATTGTGGATAATGGCTGTGGGATTGCGATAGAAAACCAGAACAAGATTTTTGAAAAATTTGTACAGATAGACCGGAAGGAAGGAGATTATCAGGGAACAGGGCTTGGCTTGTCTATCGTAAAACGTCTTTTGGAGCTTTTAGGAAGTACTATTCAACTGGAAAGTAAGGAAGGAGAGGGCACAACAGTAACATTTATCATTCCTTTTGAATATGATGCCAATGCCACAAAATCTTATATTGAAAACATAGATGTTGATACAACCAATAGTTCTTCTTATAAAATTCTGGTGGTAGAAGACAACAAAATCAACCAGATGGTAACCAAAAAAATCATTGAGAAAAACAATTACAAATGCGTTGTTGTTGATGACGGTTATGCCGCTCTTGAAATTCTTGACAAGGAAAATTTTGATGCTATCCTGATGGATATTAATATGCCGGTCATTAACGGATTTGAAACTACACGAATGATTCGTGACAAAGGTATTGACATTCCTGTAATTGCGCTTACTGCATTTGATAAGGATGAAATTACAGACGAAGCCAAATTGTCCGGAATGGACGACATCCTCATAAAACCATTTGAACCTCTGCGTTTATTTCAGATTATTAACAGCCAGATTGCTAAGCATGTACATTAG
- the ettA gene encoding energy-dependent translational throttle protein EttA, with protein MSDDKKVIFSMQKVSKTYQSSDKQVLKNIYLSFFYGAKIGILGLNGSGKSSLLRIIAGVDKNYQGDVVFAPGYTVGYLEQEPQLDENKTVIEIVREGVAETMAVLDEFNKINDQFGLPEVYEDADKMEKLMDRQAELQDKIDALGAWEIDTKLEIAMDALRTPEPDTPIKVLSGGERRRVALCRLLLQQPDVLLLDEPTNHLDAESVLWLEQHLAQYSGTVIAVTHDRYFLDNVAGWILELDRGEGIPWKGNYSSWLDQKSNRMAQEEKVASKRRKTLERELEWVRQGAKGRQTKQKARLQNYDKLLNEDQKQLDENLEIYIPNGPRLGTNVIEAKGVAKGYGDKLLYEDLNFTLPQAGIVGIIGPNGAGKTTIFRMIMGEETPDKGEFTIGETVKIAYVDQSHSNIDPNKSIWENFCDGQELIMMGGKQVNSRAYLSRFNFGGSDQNKKVSTLSGGERNRLHLAMTLKEEGNVLLLDEPTNDLDINTLRALEEGLENFAGCAVVISHDRWFLDRICTHILAFEGNSEVYFFEGSFSDYEENKKKRLGGDLTPKRIKYKKLIRN; from the coding sequence ATGTCAGACGATAAGAAGGTAATTTTTTCGATGCAGAAAGTAAGCAAGACTTACCAAAGCAGCGACAAACAGGTATTAAAAAATATATATCTTAGTTTCTTTTACGGAGCTAAAATCGGTATTCTCGGACTTAACGGTTCGGGAAAATCTTCCTTATTAAGAATCATCGCCGGAGTAGATAAAAACTATCAGGGTGATGTGGTTTTTGCACCGGGTTATACCGTTGGTTATTTAGAGCAGGAGCCGCAACTGGATGAAAACAAAACCGTAATTGAAATTGTAAGAGAAGGTGTGGCTGAAACCATGGCTGTTTTAGACGAGTTCAACAAAATCAACGACCAGTTTGGATTACCGGAAGTTTATGAAGATGCAGACAAAATGGAGAAACTGATGGACCGTCAGGCTGAACTTCAGGATAAGATTGACGCTTTGGGTGCCTGGGAAATCGATACCAAGCTGGAAATTGCTATGGACGCATTGCGTACTCCGGAACCGGATACACCAATTAAAGTGCTTTCCGGAGGAGAAAGAAGACGTGTGGCATTATGCCGACTTTTATTACAACAACCGGACGTACTTTTGCTCGATGAGCCTACCAACCACTTAGATGCTGAATCTGTATTGTGGTTAGAGCAGCACCTTGCACAATATTCCGGAACCGTAATTGCTGTAACCCACGACCGTTATTTCTTAGATAATGTTGCCGGTTGGATTTTGGAATTGGATAGAGGTGAAGGTATTCCGTGGAAAGGAAACTATTCTTCATGGCTTGACCAGAAATCAAACAGAATGGCACAGGAAGAGAAAGTGGCTTCCAAAAGAAGAAAAACATTGGAGCGAGAGTTGGAATGGGTACGCCAGGGAGCCAAAGGCCGCCAGACCAAACAAAAAGCGCGTTTGCAAAACTACGACAAGCTTTTAAACGAAGACCAAAAGCAACTGGATGAAAATCTGGAAATCTATATCCCGAACGGACCTCGTTTGGGAACAAACGTTATCGAGGCTAAAGGCGTAGCAAAAGGCTATGGCGACAAGCTTTTATACGAAGATTTGAATTTTACTTTGCCACAAGCCGGAATTGTGGGTATTATTGGGCCAAACGGTGCCGGTAAGACCACTATTTTCAGAATGATTATGGGCGAGGAAACTCCGGATAAAGGAGAGTTTACTATTGGAGAAACGGTTAAGATTGCTTACGTAGACCAAAGCCACTCTAATATTGACCCTAATAAGTCCATCTGGGAAAACTTCTGCGACGGACAGGAATTAATCATGATGGGAGGAAAGCAGGTAAACTCAAGAGCCTACCTGAGCCGATTTAACTTTGGAGGAAGCGACCAGAATAAAAAAGTAAGTACGCTTTCCGGTGGAGAAAGAAACAGATTGCACCTGGCAATGACCCTAAAAGAAGAAGGGAACGTATTGCTTCTGGATGAGCCTACCAACGATTTGGATATTAATACGCTTCGTGCTTTGGAAGAAGGTCTGGAAAATTTTGCAGGCTGTGCCGTGGTTATTTCCCACGACCGTTGGTTCCTGGACAGAATCTGTACACATATTCTTGCTTTCGAAGGAAATTCTGAAGTTTATTTCTTTGAAGGAAGCTTCTCTGATTATGAAGAAAATAAGAAAAAACGCCTGGGTGGCGACCTGACACCAAAACGTATCAAGTACAAAAAATTAATACGAAATTAA
- a CDS encoding T9SS type A sorting domain-containing protein: protein MKLKFTLLSIAFSTIGCLNAQTGFNTTAVNWTLPQGGYLSSMATHGFNAIADGDTGNIDGDQTWTTMDMNGDGKPDLVVTSQKVTIGNYGVGTAFGLPSTPHWKVYLNNGNGYNTTAINWTLPQGGYLSSMAVHGFNAIADGDTGNIDGDQTWTVMDMNGDRKPDLVVTSQKVTIGNYGVGTAFGLPSTPHWKVYLNSGNGFATTAVNWTLPQGGYLSSMAVHGFNAIADGDTGNIDGDQTWTVMDMNGDRKPDLVVTSQKVTIGNYGVGTAFGLPSTPHWKVYLNSGNGFATTAVNWTLPQGGYLSSMAVHGFNAIADGSTGNIDGDQTWTVMDMNGDSRPDLVVTSQEVTIGNYGVDTAFGLPSTPHWKVYLNSGNGFATTAVNWTLPQGGYLSSMAVHGFNAIADGSTGNIDGDQTWTVMDMNGDSRPDLVVTSQEVTIGNYGVDTAFGLPSTPYWKVYLTGSTLGTDPFVANKKEIVVYPNPSNGKFLIKAETENINVVINDLAGRTVSNQTGTTIDLSGYPQGIYLMNIQIEDEMFVKKIILE from the coding sequence ATGAAATTGAAATTTACGCTTTTATCTATTGCTTTCTCAACAATAGGTTGCTTAAATGCCCAAACCGGTTTTAATACTACTGCTGTGAACTGGACCTTGCCTCAGGGTGGCTATTTAAGTTCGATGGCGACACATGGCTTTAATGCCATCGCTGATGGAGACACAGGCAATATAGACGGTGACCAGACATGGACCACAATGGACATGAACGGTGACGGCAAGCCGGACCTGGTAGTCACTTCACAGAAAGTGACTATAGGGAATTATGGTGTTGGTACCGCATTTGGCCTGCCTTCAACCCCTCATTGGAAAGTATATCTAAACAATGGAAACGGTTATAACACTACTGCTATAAACTGGACCTTGCCTCAGGGCGGCTATTTAAGTTCGATGGCTGTACATGGCTTTAATGCCATTGCCGATGGAGACACAGGCAATATAGACGGTGACCAGACCTGGACAGTAATGGACATGAACGGTGACAGAAAGCCCGACCTGGTAGTCACTTCACAGAAAGTGACTATAGGGAATTATGGTGTTGGTACCGCATTTGGCCTGCCTTCAACCCCTCATTGGAAAGTATATCTTAACAGCGGGAACGGTTTTGCCACCACGGCTGTCAACTGGACCTTGCCACAGGGCGGCTATTTAAGTTCGATGGCTGTACATGGCTTTAATGCCATTGCCGATGGAGACACAGGCAATATAGACGGTGACCAGACCTGGACAGTAATGGACATGAACGGTGACAGAAAGCCCGACCTGGTAGTCACTTCACAGAAAGTGACTATAGGGAATTATGGTGTTGGTACCGCATTTGGCCTGCCTTCAACCCCTCATTGGAAAGTATATCTAAACAGCGGAAACGGTTTTGCCACTACGGCTGTCAACTGGACCTTGCCACAGGGCGGCTATTTGAGTTCGATGGCGGTACATGGTTTTAATGCCATCGCCGATGGAAGCACAGGCAATATAGACGGTGACCAGACCTGGACAGTAATGGACATGAACGGTGACAGCAGGCCCGACCTGGTAGTCACTTCACAGGAAGTGACTATAGGGAATTATGGCGTTGATACCGCATTTGGCCTGCCTTCGACCCCTCATTGGAAAGTATATCTAAACAGCGGGAACGGTTTTGCCACTACGGCTGTCAACTGGACCTTGCCACAGGGCGGCTATTTGAGTTCGATGGCGGTACATGGTTTTAATGCCATCGCCGATGGAAGCACAGGCAATATAGACGGTGACCAGACCTGGACAGTAATGGATATGAACGGTGACAGCAGGCCCGACCTGGTAGTCACTTCACAGGAAGTGACGATAGGGAATTATGGCGTTGATACCGCATTTGGCCTGCCTTCAACCCCTTATTGGAAAGTGTATCTTACTGGCTCAACATTGGGAACAGACCCTTTTGTTGCTAATAAAAAAGAAATAGTAGTGTACCCAAATCCTTCTAATGGAAAATTTTTGATCAAAGCGGAAACTGAAAACATAAACGTAGTAATCAATGATTTGGCCGGTAGAACCGTATCAAATCAAACTGGAACGACGATTGACTTATCGGGTTATCCGCAAGGTATTTACCTGATGAATATTCAGATTGAAGATGAAATGTTTGTGAAAAAAATCATATTAGAATAA